Part of the Micromonospora rhizosphaerae genome is shown below.
TGCTCACACACCTGCTGATCGTGCGGGATGTGGACCGTTCACGGGAGTTCTACCAGCGGGTGCTGGGAGCGACGGTGGTGCGGGAACGCCAGCCGGCGATCCTGCGGTTCCACAACAGCTACATCGTGATCAACAACGAAGGCGGTCCGACCGACGACAAGCCGGCCATCCAAGCCCAAGCCCCGCCGGATCCGAACACACTCAGCGGCGCGATGAACGTCCGGGTCACCGATGTCCGTACAGTCTATGAGCAATGGCGATCACGGGGTGGGGAGTTCCTGACCGAGCCGAAGGATCATGGCGTCGAGATCCGGTGCTACCTGCGCGACCCGGACGGCTACCTGATCGAGCTCGGTCAGGGCACCGGGATCCTGGCCGAGATGGGTCGGGCCGCCACCGCCTGACGATCGGCTCACACTGCTCTACGGCGTCGCTTCCGGCGGGTCGTCTCGCTGTCGAGTCCTGTGGGCCGGCGGAGCGGCGGGGTGGTTAGGCTGTCCGGATGCAGGGGGCGGTGTGCTGGAGCGACCTCGATGGCTGATGCCGATGATGTTCGTCAGCTGGCGCTGGCGCTGCCGCACGTGGTCGAGATCGACAGTGACGGCTTCGACTTCCGGGTCGCCGACAAAGGGTTCGTCTGGTCCTACCCCGAGCGCAGACCCGGTACGCCGCGCCTCATCCGGACCGACATCGCGGTGCTGTACGTCGGCGACGAAGCGGAGAAGCAGGCGTTGCTCCTCGGCGAGCCCGAGGCTTT
Proteins encoded:
- a CDS encoding MmcQ/YjbR family DNA-binding protein; translation: MADADDVRQLALALPHVVEIDSDGFDFRVADKGFVWSYPERRPGTPRLIRTDIAVLYVGDEAEKQALLLGEPEAFFTTPAYDGLPLVMLRLTQVSVDRLKELVTDAWRMRAPDSLVGDLDDGTDSLSPDLSRADQ
- a CDS encoding VOC family protein, giving the protein MASEAPDYFQPEGGLVLTHLLIVRDVDRSREFYQRVLGATVVRERQPAILRFHNSYIVINNEGGPTDDKPAIQAQAPPDPNTLSGAMNVRVTDVRTVYEQWRSRGGEFLTEPKDHGVEIRCYLRDPDGYLIELGQGTGILAEMGRAATA